One region of Oxalobacteraceae bacterium OTU3CAMAD1 genomic DNA includes:
- a CDS encoding efflux RND transporter periplasmic adaptor subunit, producing the protein MLRKTLLALAVAAALVACGKSAKEPEKGAAASATAKADGKGDKDAKKEPEVVLQMAQEDILAVESNSLASGPVITGSIQPERRADLRAEVSAVVIQVLKENGEAVKKGDVLVRLDETSIRDSLTSAEEASRAAQQSLAQAERMHERNTTLRASGMVSTQALEDAEIRRNNALSDLSAARSRLVAARQQLSRTTVRAPFDGIVSERKVSNGDTAQVGKELIKVIDPASMRFEGLVSADKIGEVKVGQPVLFRVNGYPGQNFTGKIKRVDPAANAVTRQVEVLVEFAESAQPRVAGLYAEGRVESKSSSSLMVPPSALVQAGDNNYVWRVKGGTVNKVPLTIGARDERSGRWQVLSGLAAGDTIVRVPGSGFKDGQKVVLSAPKPVSSATASASASTAVEK; encoded by the coding sequence ATGTTGCGCAAAACCCTACTCGCTCTCGCCGTCGCTGCAGCCTTGGTTGCATGCGGCAAGTCTGCCAAGGAGCCCGAGAAAGGGGCGGCAGCCTCGGCCACCGCCAAGGCGGACGGCAAGGGCGACAAGGATGCCAAGAAAGAACCGGAGGTGGTGTTGCAAATGGCGCAGGAGGACATCCTCGCTGTCGAATCGAACTCGCTCGCGTCCGGCCCGGTGATCACGGGTTCGATCCAGCCCGAGCGCCGCGCCGACCTGCGCGCCGAAGTCAGCGCCGTCGTAATTCAAGTACTCAAGGAAAACGGCGAGGCCGTCAAAAAGGGCGACGTGCTGGTGCGCCTGGACGAGACCTCGATCCGCGACAGCCTGACCTCGGCCGAGGAAGCCTCGCGCGCGGCCCAGCAATCGCTGGCCCAGGCCGAGCGCATGCACGAACGTAACACGACCCTGCGCGCCTCCGGCATGGTCTCGACGCAGGCGCTGGAAGACGCCGAAATCCGCCGCAACAACGCCCTGAGCGACCTGTCGGCGGCCCGTTCGCGTCTGGTGGCGGCGCGCCAGCAACTGAGCCGCACCACCGTGCGCGCGCCGTTCGACGGCATCGTCAGCGAGCGCAAGGTCTCCAACGGCGACACCGCCCAGGTCGGCAAAGAGCTGATCAAGGTGATCGATCCGGCGAGCATGCGCTTCGAGGGCCTGGTGTCGGCCGACAAGATCGGCGAGGTCAAGGTGGGCCAGCCGGTGCTGTTCCGCGTCAACGGCTATCCTGGCCAGAACTTCACCGGCAAGATCAAGCGGGTCGATCCTGCCGCCAACGCCGTTACCCGCCAGGTCGAGGTGCTGGTCGAGTTCGCCGAATCGGCCCAGCCGAGGGTGGCCGGCCTGTACGCCGAAGGCCGGGTCGAGTCGAAATCGTCGTCGTCGCTGATGGTGCCGCCGTCGGCGCTGGTGCAGGCCGGCGACAACAATTATGTGTGGCGCGTCAAGGGCGGCACCGTCAACAAGGTGCCGCTGACCATCGGGGCGCGCGACGAGCGCAGCGGCCGCTGGCAGGTGCTGTCCGGCCTGGCCGCCGGCGACACCATCGTGCGCGTGCCCGGCTCGGGCTTCAAGGACGGCCAAAAGGTTGTGCTCAGCGCGCCGAAGCCGGTGTCTTCGGCCACCGCGTCGGCCTCGGCCTCCACCGCGGTAGAAAAATAA
- a CDS encoding divergent PAP2 family protein: MDIAYLVTPLITWVTVGPIKFLINSAKARKWAFNLVGNGGFPSNHSAVVSSMATLIALREGIGHPAFGVAVALCFIVVIDANSLRQHVGKQAAAINRLASAESRPAAVPAGHTWLRERMGHTVVEIIGGLCTGIAIAHAIHAIFGRG; this comes from the coding sequence ATGGACATCGCTTACCTCGTCACGCCCCTGATCACCTGGGTCACCGTCGGCCCGATCAAGTTTCTTATTAATAGCGCCAAGGCGCGCAAATGGGCCTTCAATCTGGTCGGCAACGGCGGCTTTCCGAGCAACCACAGCGCGGTGGTGTCCAGCATGGCGACCCTGATCGCGCTGCGCGAGGGCATCGGGCATCCGGCGTTCGGGGTTGCCGTGGCCTTGTGCTTCATCGTCGTCATCGACGCCAACAGCTTGCGCCAGCACGTCGGCAAGCAGGCCGCCGCTATTAACAGGCTGGCGTCGGCGGAAAGCCGGCCAGCCGCCGTGCCCGCCGGCCACACCTGGCTGCGCGAACGCATGGGCCACACGGTGGTCGAGATCATCGGCGGCCTGTGCACCGGGATCGCGATCGCGCACGCCATCCACGCCATTTTCGGCCGCGGTTGA
- a CDS encoding DUF475 domain-containing protein translates to MRHFGVSFIVTFILLGLAGWWGFSHGGSSGLLQALWICTVLGIMEVSLSFDNAVVNASVLRHWNEFWRKLFLTVGILVAVFGMRLVFPLLIVSMATGLGLMDVWTMATKNPDEYSRYLTGAHAQVAAFGGAFLLLVFLNFLFDEEKELHWLGWIEAKLGEHGTESLAVLLALATVFGCVYLVPETEKLSVLTAGVVGVLVYLAVGWISSLLEEDPPAEDGDTTEAGVGAVVSAVSRGSIGGFLYLEVLDASFSFDGVIGAFAITKDVVIIMLGLAIGAMFVRSLTVFLVHKGTLDEYVYLEHGAHYAIGILALIMLASVKYHIPEWFTGLSGVAFIAVSLWSSIRHKRLHPA, encoded by the coding sequence ATGCGACATTTCGGCGTCTCCTTCATAGTCACCTTCATCCTCCTGGGCCTGGCCGGCTGGTGGGGCTTCAGCCACGGCGGCAGCTCCGGCCTGCTGCAAGCGTTGTGGATTTGCACAGTGCTGGGCATCATGGAAGTGTCGCTGTCGTTCGACAATGCCGTGGTCAACGCCTCCGTGCTGCGCCACTGGAACGAATTCTGGCGCAAGCTGTTCCTGACGGTCGGTATCCTGGTCGCGGTGTTCGGCATGCGGCTGGTGTTTCCGCTGCTGATCGTATCCATGGCCACCGGCCTGGGCTTGATGGACGTGTGGACCATGGCCACCAAGAATCCGGACGAATATTCCCGCTATCTGACCGGCGCGCACGCCCAGGTGGCGGCCTTCGGCGGCGCTTTCCTGTTGCTGGTGTTCCTCAATTTCCTGTTCGACGAGGAAAAAGAGCTGCACTGGCTCGGCTGGATCGAGGCCAAGCTGGGCGAGCACGGCACCGAGAGCCTGGCCGTGCTGTTGGCCCTGGCGACGGTGTTCGGCTGCGTCTATCTGGTGCCGGAAACGGAGAAATTGAGCGTGCTGACCGCCGGCGTGGTCGGCGTGCTGGTGTATCTGGCGGTGGGCTGGATCAGCAGCCTGCTGGAGGAAGATCCGCCGGCCGAGGACGGCGACACCACCGAGGCCGGCGTCGGCGCGGTCGTTTCGGCCGTGTCGCGCGGCAGCATCGGCGGCTTCCTGTATCTGGAGGTGCTGGACGCGTCGTTCAGCTTTGACGGCGTGATCGGCGCGTTCGCCATCACCAAAGATGTCGTCATCATCATGTTGGGCCTGGCGATCGGCGCCATGTTCGTGCGCTCGCTGACGGTGTTCCTGGTGCACAAGGGCACACTGGACGAATATGTCTATCTGGAACACGGCGCGCACTATGCGATCGGTATTTTGGCACTGATCATGCTGGCCAGTGTCAAATACCATATCCCGGAGTGGTTCACGGGCCTGTCCGGGGTGGCGTTCATCGCCGTATCGCTGTGGTCGTCAATACGTCACAAGCGACTGCACCCCGCATGA
- a CDS encoding efflux RND transporter permease subunit translates to MFLSDFSIKRPVATIVLIVAMMCLGLMALSKLRVNQNPDVEVPFIVVMIPYPGASPETVEREIVNRLEKSFQSITGVTEVNSTASEGQARVFIKFAFSKNLIEASDEIRNSIASVRYKLPIEMREPILQRIDTSAQPVMQLALSSSVQSHAVISRLAEDKLADRFRGIDGVASVNIDGSLKRELSVLLKAEKLREYNVSVGEVVNALRNQNTNAPVGKVKGDLDEKSIRLVGRIERPEDFQQVVVKRNGNELVRLAQVATIEDGFAEMSSLSVRSGKPNVGISITRSKDASTVTVAHKVREMVEEMRKELPSGATLEVTEDGGEDAENSLNNVIEALVFGAGLTIFVVYAFLNSWRSTMITALSLPTSVIAAFIGVWLCGFTLNFMTLLGLSLAIGVLIDDAIVVRENIVRHMQMGADRRTAALNGTAEIGMAVAATTFSIMAVFIPVAFMPGITGEWFRPFALTVTCSVAVSLLISFTLDPMLSAFWGDPPDHHTAPRKGLGKVLERFNNWFDHQADRYGNVIAWALHHRKAMAILAVLTFVAALGLQAKLGGFSFLPASDFGTIAIDVRAPSSASLEYSRLKLDRAAKIAFTIKETKQTNAYVNPTGGRIYVDIGKKTERKRSAIEIAKELREKLAGLVGAEYTVLEDLSNNAAKPVEIQFTGADSRKLMEITNAYMDRLRKVPGAVDVSLSEQDPKDELQIELNRGLANSMGIAAGDAAQALRVAFAGIEVGDWVDPTGESRDVAVRLAPEDRTSAENIERLPIGVAGTNQMVPLDQIASVTMGKGPSTIKHKDGKRIISVSANAQGRSPGEVTNDAMKLAKEIDFPPGYGLSLGGAGKDMNEVFSQMMISLLAGIGLMYLILVMQFGSFTAPIAVMLSLPLSLIGVVLGLLMTKGTINLMSLIGVIMLMGLVAKNAILLLDAARKREEEGYSREDALMYAGRMRLRPILMTTFALIAGMFPVALALGEGGEFYRPMAIAIIGGTITSTVLTLLMVPTFYDSIEINKDNLAIKYNRRVNHWTGRFGAWGTAVAFVLTAIEVLLFLTFIRYVYRSLMWVVRKVTGKSGGGTPAIVAPTVSLNKSAFDPQ, encoded by the coding sequence ATGTTCTTATCCGATTTCAGTATCAAACGGCCGGTCGCGACCATCGTCCTGATCGTCGCCATGATGTGCCTGGGCCTGATGGCCCTGAGCAAATTGCGGGTCAACCAGAATCCTGACGTCGAAGTGCCGTTCATCGTCGTCATGATCCCGTATCCGGGCGCGTCGCCGGAGACGGTCGAGCGCGAGATCGTCAACCGGCTTGAAAAGTCGTTCCAGTCGATCACCGGCGTGACCGAGGTTAATTCGACCGCGTCCGAAGGCCAGGCGCGGGTGTTCATCAAGTTCGCCTTCAGCAAGAACCTGATCGAGGCCTCCGACGAGATCCGCAATTCGATCGCGTCGGTACGCTACAAGCTGCCGATCGAGATGCGCGAGCCGATTCTGCAACGCATCGACACCTCCGCCCAGCCGGTCATGCAACTGGCGCTGTCGTCGAGCGTGCAAAGCCACGCCGTCATCTCGCGCCTGGCCGAGGACAAGCTGGCCGACCGCTTCCGCGGCATCGACGGCGTAGCGTCGGTCAACATCGACGGTTCGCTCAAGCGCGAGCTGAGCGTGCTGCTCAAGGCCGAGAAGCTGCGGGAATACAACGTCTCCGTGGGCGAGGTCGTCAACGCCTTGCGCAACCAGAACACCAACGCGCCGGTCGGCAAGGTCAAGGGCGACCTCGACGAGAAGAGCATCCGCCTGGTCGGCCGCATCGAGCGTCCCGAGGACTTCCAGCAAGTGGTGGTCAAGCGCAACGGCAACGAGCTGGTGCGCCTGGCGCAAGTGGCGACGATCGAGGACGGTTTCGCTGAGATGAGCTCGCTCAGCGTGCGCTCGGGCAAACCGAACGTCGGCATCTCGATCACCCGCTCCAAGGACGCGTCGACCGTGACGGTGGCGCACAAGGTGCGCGAGATGGTCGAGGAGATGCGCAAGGAATTGCCATCCGGCGCCACGCTGGAAGTGACCGAGGATGGCGGCGAGGACGCCGAGAACAGCCTGAACAACGTGATCGAGGCGCTGGTGTTCGGCGCCGGCCTGACCATTTTCGTGGTCTACGCGTTTTTGAATTCGTGGCGTTCGACGATGATCACCGCGCTCAGCCTGCCCACTTCGGTGATCGCCGCCTTCATCGGCGTCTGGCTGTGCGGCTTCACCCTGAACTTCATGACACTGCTGGGTCTGTCGCTGGCGATCGGCGTGCTGATCGACGACGCCATCGTGGTGCGGGAAAACATCGTGCGCCACATGCAGATGGGCGCCGACCGCCGCACCGCCGCGCTCAACGGCACGGCCGAGATCGGCATGGCCGTGGCCGCCACGACCTTCTCCATCATGGCCGTGTTCATTCCGGTGGCCTTCATGCCGGGCATCACCGGCGAGTGGTTCCGTCCGTTCGCCTTGACAGTGACGTGCTCGGTCGCTGTCTCGCTGCTGATCTCGTTCACCCTGGACCCGATGCTGTCGGCCTTCTGGGGCGACCCGCCGGATCACCACACGGCGCCGCGCAAGGGCCTGGGCAAGGTGCTCGAACGCTTCAATAACTGGTTCGACCATCAGGCCGACCGTTATGGCAACGTCATCGCCTGGGCATTGCACCACCGCAAAGCGATGGCCATACTGGCGGTGCTGACCTTCGTGGCCGCGCTGGGCCTGCAAGCCAAGCTGGGCGGCTTCAGCTTCCTGCCGGCGTCGGACTTCGGCACCATCGCCATCGACGTGCGGGCGCCGTCGTCGGCCAGTCTGGAATACTCGCGCCTGAAACTGGACCGCGCCGCCAAGATCGCCTTCACCATCAAGGAAACCAAGCAGACCAACGCCTACGTCAACCCGACCGGTGGACGCATCTATGTCGACATCGGCAAAAAGACCGAGCGCAAGCGTTCGGCCATCGAGATCGCCAAGGAATTGCGCGAGAAGCTGGCCGGGCTGGTCGGCGCCGAATACACGGTGCTGGAAGACCTGAGCAACAACGCCGCCAAGCCGGTCGAGATCCAGTTCACCGGCGCCGATTCGCGCAAGCTGATGGAAATCACCAACGCCTATATGGACCGCCTGCGCAAGGTGCCGGGCGCGGTCGACGTCAGCCTGTCCGAGCAGGACCCCAAGGACGAACTGCAGATCGAGCTGAACCGGGGCTTGGCGAACTCGATGGGCATCGCCGCCGGCGACGCCGCCCAGGCGCTGCGCGTGGCCTTCGCCGGTATCGAGGTGGGCGACTGGGTCGACCCGACCGGCGAATCGCGCGACGTTGCCGTGCGCCTGGCGCCGGAGGACCGCACCAGCGCCGAAAACATCGAGCGCCTGCCGATCGGCGTGGCCGGCACCAACCAAATGGTGCCGCTCGACCAGATCGCCAGCGTGACGATGGGCAAGGGACCGTCCACCATCAAGCACAAGGATGGCAAGCGCATCATCTCGGTGAGCGCCAACGCCCAGGGCCGTTCGCCCGGCGAGGTGACCAACGACGCCATGAAACTGGCCAAGGAAATCGACTTCCCGCCGGGCTACGGTCTGTCGCTGGGCGGCGCCGGCAAGGACATGAACGAAGTGTTCAGCCAGATGATGATCTCGCTGCTGGCCGGTATCGGTTTGATGTACCTGATCCTGGTGATGCAGTTCGGTTCGTTCACGGCGCCGATCGCGGTGATGCTGTCGCTGCCGCTGTCGTTGATCGGCGTGGTGCTGGGCCTGCTGATGACCAAGGGCACGATTAACCTGATGAGTTTGATCGGGGTGATCATGCTGATGGGCTTGGTGGCGAAGAACGCCATCCTGCTGCTCGACGCCGCCCGCAAGCGCGAGGAGGAGGGCTACAGCCGCGAGGACGCGCTGATGTACGCCGGCCGCATGCGTCTGCGTCCGATCCTGATGACGACGTTCGCGCTGATCGCCGGCATGTTCCCGGTCGCGCTGGCGTTGGGCGAGGGTGGCGAGTTTTATCGTCCGATGGCGATCGCCATCATCGGCGGCACGATCACCTCGACCGTGCTGACGTTGCTGATGGTACCGACCTTCTACGACAGCATCGAGATCAACAAGGACAACCTGGCGATCAAGTACAACCGCCGGGTGAATCACTGGACCGGCCGCTTCGGCGCCTGGGGCACGGCGGTCGCGTTCGTTCTGACGGCGATCGAAGTGCTGTTGTTCCTGACGTTCATCCGCTACGTCTACCGCTCGCTGATGTGGGTTGTCCGCAAGGTCACGGGCAAGAGCGGCGGCGGCACGCCAGCCATCGTCGCGCCGACAGTATCGCTCAACAAGAGCGCCTTCGATCCGCAATAA